CAAagatgtttttgcttggtgttatgaTGATGTAAAGAATTTTAGGGATGGAAAATTTCAGCATCATATTCCTCTGAAGCCTGGAGTAAGTCCTTTTCAACAAAAGCTTAGAAGTTTCAATCCTAAAGTAGTTGAAGCCATATTTTAGGATGTAGATAAAATGTTGAAGGCCAAGATTATATACCCCATTCACCATTATATATGGATAGCCAACATAGTTCCTATtcggaagaaaaatggagaaataaggatctgtgtagattttagaaacctGAATCAAGCCAGTCtaaaagataattacccattaccTGCTATGGACCATATTTTGTAAAGGATTTTAGGTTTcgagatgatgtccatgcttgatggcttttcaggttataatcagatcaatgtTTTAGAAACTGATCAACATAAGATtgcctttattactccctggggtacttttgcttataatagaatgccatttggtctaattAATGCAGGGGTTACCTTTTAGTGGGCTATGGATTTatcctttggtcatttgaaagataagataattattgtgtatcttgatgatttaactatcTTTTCAAAGAGAAGAAAACATCACCTGAGAGATTTGAGACAAGTGTTACAAAGGTGTTGTGAACATGGAGTGTCCCTAAATCCAAAAGAGTTAGTATTTGGAGTGACAAAGGGTAAATTGCTTGGCCACATTatctctaaagaaggagtaagagtGGATCCTGAAAGACTAAAGGCAATCCAGCAGCTAGGTCTACCATCAAACATAAATGCAGTcagatccttctttggacaagTAAAGTTTCTCAGGAGATTCATTCTAGATTTTACAGAAACCACTAGGTATATTGTGAACTTGATGAGCGAAAAGCAAGCatttaaatggaatgaggagggaaagaaatcatttgaatcaataaagGAAGCTATTGGTAATGTACCTGTTCTGGttaatccaaattttaaaaaagatTTTATTATCAATTGCTATGCCTCAGAGCATACTATGTCAGGGATTTTGTTgcagaagaatgaggataatgaagAAGTTCCAATATCTTTCATGAGCGTTCCCTTGAAGAAACATGATTTGAAATATTCCCTgatggaaaaacaagcatatgcgCTTGTAAAAGCTGTAAAACAATTCAGATATTATATTCTTCACTCTAATGCAGTTGTTTATGTGCCTCACTTTGCAGTCAAGAGCATTTTGACACAACAGgatataggaatgaataatagagcttcATGGGTGTCcaagattcaagagttcaatttggatatTAAACCTACAATATTGGTGAGGGGGCAGGGTTTGTGCAAGTTGATTGCTGAAAGTAAGAGTGAAGTGATTGAGGAATTGACCTTAGTCTTGTTTGTCAGACTTCAAGATTCTTGGTTTGCAGATGTCGTGTACTATTTGACCTATGGGGATTGCCCAATGCATCTTTCTCTAAGAGAAAAATGGAGCGTGATACTAAAGGCTTCCAAAtatgtcatttttaatgatgtattgtATAAAAGAGGTTTTAATGGAGCTATCTTGAGTTGTTTAGATAGATCACATCAGA
The nucleotide sequence above comes from Cryptomeria japonica chromosome 11, Sugi_1.0, whole genome shotgun sequence. Encoded proteins:
- the LOC131073577 gene encoding uncharacterized protein LOC131073577, with the translated sequence MSEKQAFKWNEEGKKSFESIKEAIGNVPVLVNPNFKKDFIINCYASEHTMSGILLQKNEDNEEVPISFMSVPLKKHDLKYSLMEKQAYALVKAVKQFRYYILHSNAVVYVPHFAVKSILTQQDIGMNNRASWVSKIQEFNLDIKPTILVRGQGLCKLIAESKSEVIEELTLVLFVRLQDSWFADVVYYLTYGDCPMHLSLREKWSVILKASKYVIFNDVLYKRGMFKDAYAWVAKCEKCKLFTSKPQLAALPLRPVIVDEPFKQWGLDFIGPLMPTSSVGHTHILKTTNYFTKWVEAILVRKTTSKGNGQAESSNKNLINIMKKLVSENFKDWHKKLYEALGVDRTLPKRATRMSPFELVSGMGAQLAIPLELAAIKLQTVIEDAYF